GCTGCGCAACTCGTCGCGGTCGGCGGGATGGATCTGTGCCAGCCAGTCTTCCAGCGCCAGTCCGTCATTGTTCAGTTGCAGGGACGCAGCCAGCGCAGGCGCCAGTTGAATGTTGTCGTCACCGCCGAGGATTTCCCACCAGCCTGCACCCAACAGGGTTTGCAGCGCTTCGATGCGCTCCAGTTGCCGGTGATGCTGCTGTTCGCGCAGGCGCCCGAGCAACGGCCCGGCCAGCGCGGCGAGCAGCGCCATCCAGTCACGTTCGGTCAGGTACGGCGCGGCGCTGTCCACGGGATAAAACCCGCAGAGCAGCCAGGCCACCACACCGCGTTCATCGCTATACGGCACCGCGAAACCTTCGGCATTGCCAAACAGAGCCTGCACCCGTGAATGTTCATCGAGGCCATGGTGCGCGCCAACACGCTGCGGCGCAGCGCCGTTGAGGCTGTCCAGCGGCGTGCCGAGACGCTGATCGTCATGCCACAAAGTCGGCGCATCGTGGGCGCGATACTGGCGATAAATCTGCCAGCCCTGCGTCTCATCATCGAGTAAGGCCAACGCCAGACAAGGGATGTGCCAGTGCTGGGCAATCACCTGCAGTTGTTCGCTGACGATCACCGGCAAACGCAGCGGGCTGCACGCGCGCAACTGTTCGCTGATCTGCCCGGCAATCAATTGGCAGGCGTCACGCTGGCGCGATTGCTGGCGTTCGAACAGCAGGTCGGCGATATCGATCAACTGCATCAACCAGCCTTCGCCCTGCGGTTGCACCCAGCCACGCAAGTGCAAGGGCTGCTCGCCCAATCCCGAAAAGTCGAGATCGAGCAGTAGCCCTTGCCACTCCCTCGGCCGACCTTCGATGGTCAATGTGCTGTGGGGCAACAGATAGGCGCTCAGTGGCAAGGGTTGCTGGTGCGGTTTGTGCTGCGCCAGCAGATGGCGCAACGGGCCGGCCATTTGCAGCACGCCAGCGTCGTCGTTCAGGTACAGGTGCAAGCCTGTTGCGGGTGAGCCGAGTGGGTCGGGCAACTCGTGGGCGGCGGGCGGCGTGCGTTTGAGCAAGCGCCCGAAGAGTTTGTCCCCCGACGTCAAAATTGCAGACTCGATTTGGCGGTCAGGTAGGTGGGCAGGTTGGGCACTGGGCCAACGACCGGAAGCACCAGAAACGGCATGACCTGATTCAACTTGCTGACCGGATAATCCACTCGCACCGTCAGCAGGCCTGAAGCGCTGTATTGGCTGCTGGTATCAACGCCGACCACCAGGTTGAAGACCGGCGGAATCCAGGATAATTGCTGGGTCAGCGTAGCGTTCGCGGTGTTGAGCACCACCGTTGAATAGTTGGGCGTGTTGGGATCGACCGCGACACTGCGGCGTACCGCTTCGGAGGTGGCCTGGTTGAACGATTGCATCATCACCAAGGGCAGGCTGTAACTGACCAGACCGTAAAACACGGCGAAAAAAATGATGAACACCAAGGCGAACTCAATCGCCACCGCACCTTTTTGCGACTTCCGAAAGCCGGTTTTCATGAGTGCGTCTACCCTGACTGTCACTGCGTAGTATCAGCATAGAATCATTCAGCAAAAACGGACGGTTTTTACCGGATGCACAGTTTTATCCTCCTGATCTGGCTCGTGCTGTGCGCGGCGCAAGACGCCCGCCAGCGCCGCATTGCCAATGCTCTGACCCTCGGCGTCGCCGCACTGGCGCTGATCTGGCTGTTGTGCACCGGCAGCACCTGGCTGGGCGCGGAAGCGGGGCAGGGCGGTTGGGCCTGCCTGATTGCGCTGGCACTGACCCTGCCGGGTTTTTTCATGGGCCGCATGGGCGCCGGCGATGTGAAATTAATGACAGCTCTGGGGCTTGCGACGGACGGTCTGTTCATTCTTGGGGTATTTATTGGTGCTGGGCTCGCCAGCGTGGTCTGGATGCTGCTGGCGCCAAGAGTCTGGCTTCATATGAGTCAAGGGCTTAGAGATCGTCTGCGATATCTGGGGCCAACTATGTCAAAAAAGCTGCCATTTGCACCGTTTGTGCTGCTTGGGACGGTGCTTGTTCTGCTTTGGATCCATTAGTCGCCAAGCGCCATTAGTTCTATGTACATAGTCGGAAAGTACGTCTACTTTCAAAGGAACTGGTTATACAACCAAAGGCTGGCAGTACAGGAATGGTCAGCTTTGGCCTGGGACATGGAGTAGCACTTGAACAAGCTTACGTCTGCGGTAAAAGTCCTCGTGGTCGACGATCAGCCGTTGATTGTGGAGGAGTTGTGCGAGTTTCTTGAAAGTAGCGGTTATCGCTGTGTGCCGTGTGAGTCCAGTGCGCAGGCGATCGAGCGTTTCAGTGAGGACGCGGAGATCGGTCTGGTGCTGAGTGATCTGCACATGCCGGACATGGATGGCATTCAGTTGATTCAGGAATTGCAGCGGCTGGCGGGCAAGCATCGGGCGTTCGAGGCGATCATGCTGACTGGGCGTGCCGACAAGCAGGACGTGATCAAGGCGTTGCGTGCCGGGATTGCCGATTATTATCAGAAACCGATTGATCTGGATGAATTGCTCGAAGGTGTGCGGCGACAGGAGGTGGCTCTGCAGGAGCGGCAGAAGAATCTGCAACTGGGGCATTTGAATCAGAAGTTGCAGTATTTGTCTGAGTCGATTGATGACCTTTATCAGGATCTGGACAAGGTGCGGCGCAGTCCTTCGTCGGTGGTTCGCGATGGGTTGGGTGGTGAGCCCGCCGAGGTTGAGGCGCAGGAGATGCCGGCGATTTTCAATCAGTTGTCGCCGCGGCAACTGGATGTGGCGCGGTTGGTCGGTAAGGGGCAGACCAATTATCAGATTGCCTGTGAGTTGGGGATTACCGAGAACACGGTGAAGCTTTATGTTTCGCAGGTGTTGCGGTTGACGCATATGCATAATCGGACGCAGTTGGCTTTGGCTCTTTCGCCGAGTGCTTCGGCTGCGCGGCAGCGGGTTACGGCGCATTGACTTGGCGGCCTTTGGGCCGACCAGGTTCTTGGGGTTTGGTGTGTATATCCGTTTTTTTGGGTGTTGCGGCTGGCGGTTCCGCCCTTACGGCGGGTCACTTTTTCAGACGCCAAAAAGTAACCAAAAGGCTGGGCCCCGGCGTTCGGCCCCTCGCTGGGGCTCGGGGTTCCTTCGTTCCGGGATCTATCCGGGGGCATCGCCTACGGTTTGCTTCGCTGCACCTCCTCTCGATGTGTTTGGCTTCGCCAAACGGTCGCTGCGCTCCCACCCCCGGATAAATCCCTCCACTCAGCCTGCCGAAGGGGCCAACAGATCAAAAGCTGCAGCCGAGCTAACGCTCATCCTGTTGAGTGGTTAGGAGCGGGTGAGGGGCTTTTGATCTGGTTCAAAATCTGAATTCGACTCGATATTTCACGTCGGCGTAGCTCTCCCAAACACCACGGTCAGTCCCCTCTCCCTCTGGGAGAGGGTTAGGGTGAGGGGCTTTTGATCTATTTCATAATCTGAGTTCGACGCGGTATTTCACGTCGGCGTACCTTTTCCAAACACCTCGTTCAGTCCCCTCTCCCTCTGGGAGAGGGTTAGGGTGAGGGGCTTTTGATCTATTTCATAATCTGAGTTCGACGCGGTATTTCACGTCGGCGTACCTCTACCAAACACCCCGGTCAGTCCCCTCTCCCTCCGGGAGAGGGCTAGGGTGAGGGTTGGCTTTTGGCTGTTTAAATTTGTGGTAGATAACCAGAACCTTCCCACACTGTTTTCAGGTTGTCCGTCGGACGTGAGCTCTCTAGTCTTTGGCTGTCGCTGCCAATTCAGCGACCGGGTGTGGAAACCTGAATTTCAAGTAGATGCGTTGCATCGCTACCGCAATCATTGTCGGCGTCTTCTTTCGTCTGCAAACTGTGTCGCGGCGGCTGTGCGCGGGCAGGCTTCGGTCTGGCCGGTTGCCTACTTATCGGTTTTCCACCCTGCGTACAGCTGCCACCTTTTGTCGTGTGGAAACGACAAAGGTTGGCTCCTCAGCCAAGTAGGAGTTGTTATGGACAAACTGATCCCCGACCCACCCCACGAACCCCTCACCTCGCTCGAAGAAGCCATCCGCGCCGACAACCTCGCCAAAAACCGCGAAGCCATCAAACGCGCTCTCGATTTCTACCTCTGCCCCGAACCTGCAAAACCCCGCCAAGCCAGCACGATGTTTCTCATCCATCCGAAAATCGACACCGAAAGCCTGCTCGCCCACGCCTGCGAATCCCTGGCCTCGGCCAACACACTGGCCGGTAACTTTGCCGATCAGCTTGGTCGGCCTGAGCGCAATACCGCGCTGGCGATTCAGCAGATCATCATGCTCGCCGAACTGGCGGTAAACCAGGCATTGGATCGGGTGGATGCGCAGACCTGAACTGGCTGAAACACCGCGTCATCGTTCATCGCCAGCAGGCTGGCTCCCACAGGTGAAATGCATTTCAAAATGTGGGAGCGAGCTTGCTCGCGAAAGCGGTGGAGCAGTGAGCCTCAAACTCAATTCTTGCTCTCGATCTTGCCACCCGCATCGGGATCATAAAAATCCGGAATCTCATATTTGTACTTCTTCAACCAGCGCTGCATCGCCAGATCCCGTTCGGTTGCGGTCGCCGTTTGTGGTTTGGGCGAGGCGGCTTTGTTGCGGCTTTGCAGGACCAGCCAGCCTTCGGTTTCCTGTTGTTGCGCCGAGGCGGGGCCGGCGTCGATGGCAGCGGCGCTGAGGGGCAGGCTGAGCAGGGTCAGGTAGCACAGGCCTTTAAAGGGATGCATGGCTGTCTCCTTATTTGATCGGTGACGGCAACGGGTCGACGACGGCGGCCACTTGGTTGCTGGTGGCCGGTTTGGTCTTGATCGGGGCTTTGAGTTTTTCTGCGCGTTGCTGGGCTTCGGTGAATTGTTGCGGGGTCAGTTTCGCGCGGCTGACGATTTCGGCGGCTTGTGGCCAGTCGTTCTGGTACAGCAGCAGGGTGACCATGTTCAGTGTTGCCAGTTGGTTGTTCTGCTTGAGTTCGATGGCGGTGAGAAACTCGAAACGTGCGTCGTTCAGGCGCAGCTGGTTGAGGTAGACCACGCCGAGGTCGTTGCGGATTTTTTCGTCGGTGGGGGCCAGTCGGGCGGCGCGTTGCAGGTGGGCCTGGGCCTGGCCGTTGTCGCCGCGAGCGGCGTAGAGCTGGCCGAGGCCGTGTTCGGCTTCGGCGGTCAGGCAGCCGCCGAGCAGGCTGCGGTACAGCGGCTCGGCTTCGCTGCGGCCGAGCAGGCGATAGACCTTGGCTTTGCGCAGGCGCACTTCGCTGATGTTGTCCGGCAGGCTTTGCAGGTTGGCGAGGCTGGCATGCAGTTTGCCGTCGTTGGCCAGGTCGTCTGCGAGGTTCAGGGCCAGCTCCTGCTCCTGGGGCATTTTGCTGCAACTGCTCGGTGACAGCAGTGCCGTCCAAGGTGCCTGGCCGTCGGTGGCGCAACCGCCGAGCAGCAACAGACTTGCGATGACTATCAGTACTTTCATCAAACGCTCTCCATGAGCAAGGTCAGTTTGCAAACGCCCGGGCAATGGCGGTGAAGCCCGGGCCGGCGAGGACGATCAGCAGTGCGGGAAACAGAAACAGCATCATCACCACCGACATCTTCGCCGACATTTTCGAGATGTATTCCTGCAAGCGCGTCAGGCGGCGGTCATCCAGCAATTGCTTGAGCGCCAGCAGCGATTTCATCGCGCCACCGCCCTGTTGAATCAGTTGCTGGAGGATCACGCAGGTGTCAGTGAATTCGTCGACGGCGAGCATTACTGCGGTTTTGTTTAACTCTTGGCCGAGTTCCAGGCCAGAGTCGACACGGGTCAGGATCAGGCGCAGTTCGCTGGTCAGTTCCGGCAGCAGTTTTTGCGCTTCGATGCTGAGCACGCGCAGGGCCTGTTCGACGGCCATGCCGGATTCGAAGAGGATGCGCAGCAGCGGAATGAACGTCGACACCTCCACGGCGATGGTTCTTTGCCGACGTGCCGCCGCGTAGGCCAGCAAGCGTTTGGGCAGCAGATAGCCGGCGCCGGTGGCGAGCATCGGCACGATCCAGCGGTTGTCAGCCTGCGGGAAAAACACCTCTTGCAGAAAAATCGCCAAACCCAACGTCAGCAACGGCGTGCCGATCTGGCAGGCGGCGTACAGCGCCCGTTCGCTAGAGCGGCGCCAGCCGATGCGGTTGAGCAGAGTCTGGGTTTCGCTGTCGATGCTCACCGAGCGTTGTCCGAACTTACTGCCGCCCAGTGCGCGCAGCCAACTGCCGAAGCGGTTTTCACGCACCAGATGCCCTTGCAAGCGCTGATTGACCTGACGCACCCGGCGCCGTTCGGTGAGCAAGTGATTGACCACGAGTAGCAGGGCGCCGAGCAGCAACATGAGAGCGGCGAGGTAGACCATGTCAGACGCTCCGTAACATGCGCCACAGCGCCAGGCTTCCGAACACTTGCAACACGGCAGCGCTGATCAGCATGTGCTGCCCGCTCGCGTCGTTCCACATCCCGAGCATGTAACCGGGGTTGGTCAGCATGAAGTAACTCACCAGCAGCAACGGTAACGAGCCGAGCACCCACGCGGTCATGCGCGTTTCGCCGGTGAGCGCACGCAGTTGCCGCGCGCCTTGGTCGCGTTCGCGGATCAGTTTGATCAGGTTCTCCAGCAGCTCGCTGGCGTTGCCGCCGTAGCGATGATTGACTTTGAGGCCGAGGGCGAACATGCGCAGTTCGTCCTGTTCATACAGTTCGGCGAAATCGCTGACGGCGTCCGGCAAGTTCACGCCTAGTTGCACGTTGCGCTGGACCCGGCCCATGGCTTTTTTCAGCGGATCTTCACTGGCTTCAATGCCGCCCATGACTGCGTCGCTCAAGGTGCGCCCGGACTTCAGGCTGCGCACGGTGTGGTCAAGCAACTGCGGCAGTTGCTCGATCATCCGTTTGACCCGGCGCTGGTAAAGAATGCCGATGTACAGCCGCAACAGCAGTGGCGGTATGACGATCATCAGCAGCAGCCCGACCCAGTCGGCGAGAAAAAAACCCAGCGCCATCGCCAGCGCCCACAGACTTAGCCACAGACCGAAACGCTCGGTCGGGCGGCCCAGTCCTGCACGCAGAAACATCCGCTCCAGCCCGACCCACACAGGTTTTTCCGGCGCCAGTTGCGGCTGCCCCGCGGCGAGTCGGTTGAGGACTTTTTCCGTGGCGGTCTTGCGCAGGCCTTGCAGGAACAGACGGATCGACAGCCCCAGCAGCGTCAGGCAGATAACAATGAGAATGATCGGTCCCAACATGCTCGGTGCTCCTTGCCGTCAGCCCAGATGAGCCTCGTGGCGCAGCTTGTCGCCGGCCGGATTGACGGCTTCGCGCAGGAAGCCGAAACCGCTGCGGCGGTCGAGGCGGAACAAGGTATTGGTGACGTAAACGTCCTCGCGAATGCCGACCACCTCCACGACTTCACTGACGCAGCGGCGCCCGTCAGGCATGCGCGTCAACTGGATGATCACGTCGAGGGCGGCGCAGATCATCTGGCGCAGG
This region of Pseudomonas sp. R84 genomic DNA includes:
- a CDS encoding type II secretion system F family protein, encoding MLGPIILIVICLTLLGLSIRLFLQGLRKTATEKVLNRLAAGQPQLAPEKPVWVGLERMFLRAGLGRPTERFGLWLSLWALAMALGFFLADWVGLLLMIVIPPLLLRLYIGILYQRRVKRMIEQLPQLLDHTVRSLKSGRTLSDAVMGGIEASEDPLKKAMGRVQRNVQLGVNLPDAVSDFAELYEQDELRMFALGLKVNHRYGGNASELLENLIKLIRERDQGARQLRALTGETRMTAWVLGSLPLLLVSYFMLTNPGYMLGMWNDASGQHMLISAAVLQVFGSLALWRMLRSV
- a CDS encoding DUF6124 family protein, coding for MDKLIPDPPHEPLTSLEEAIRADNLAKNREAIKRALDFYLCPEPAKPRQASTMFLIHPKIDTESLLAHACESLASANTLAGNFADQLGRPERNTALAIQQIIMLAELAVNQALDRVDAQT
- a CDS encoding prepilin peptidase → MHSFILLIWLVLCAAQDARQRRIANALTLGVAALALIWLLCTGSTWLGAEAGQGGWACLIALALTLPGFFMGRMGAGDVKLMTALGLATDGLFILGVFIGAGLASVVWMLLAPRVWLHMSQGLRDRLRYLGPTMSKKLPFAPFVLLGTVLVLLWIH
- a CDS encoding TadE/TadG family type IV pilus assembly protein; this translates as MKTGFRKSQKGAVAIEFALVFIIFFAVFYGLVSYSLPLVMMQSFNQATSEAVRRSVAVDPNTPNYSTVVLNTANATLTQQLSWIPPVFNLVVGVDTSSQYSASGLLTVRVDYPVSKLNQVMPFLVLPVVGPVPNLPTYLTAKSSLQF
- a CDS encoding response regulator transcription factor produces the protein MNKLTSAVKVLVVDDQPLIVEELCEFLESSGYRCVPCESSAQAIERFSEDAEIGLVLSDLHMPDMDGIQLIQELQRLAGKHRAFEAIMLTGRADKQDVIKALRAGIADYYQKPIDLDELLEGVRRQEVALQERQKNLQLGHLNQKLQYLSESIDDLYQDLDKVRRSPSSVVRDGLGGEPAEVEAQEMPAIFNQLSPRQLDVARLVGKGQTNYQIACELGITENTVKLYVSQVLRLTHMHNRTQLALALSPSASAARQRVTAH
- a CDS encoding type II secretion system F family protein → MVYLAALMLLLGALLLVVNHLLTERRRVRQVNQRLQGHLVRENRFGSWLRALGGSKFGQRSVSIDSETQTLLNRIGWRRSSERALYAACQIGTPLLTLGLAIFLQEVFFPQADNRWIVPMLATGAGYLLPKRLLAYAAARRQRTIAVEVSTFIPLLRILFESGMAVEQALRVLSIEAQKLLPELTSELRLILTRVDSGLELGQELNKTAVMLAVDEFTDTCVILQQLIQQGGGAMKSLLALKQLLDDRRLTRLQEYISKMSAKMSVVMMLFLFPALLIVLAGPGFTAIARAFAN
- a CDS encoding DUF3613 domain-containing protein; the encoded protein is MHPFKGLCYLTLLSLPLSAAAIDAGPASAQQQETEGWLVLQSRNKAASPKPQTATATERDLAMQRWLKKYKYEIPDFYDPDAGGKIESKN
- a CDS encoding tetratricopeptide repeat protein — its product is MKVLIVIASLLLLGGCATDGQAPWTALLSPSSCSKMPQEQELALNLADDLANDGKLHASLANLQSLPDNISEVRLRKAKVYRLLGRSEAEPLYRSLLGGCLTAEAEHGLGQLYAARGDNGQAQAHLQRAARLAPTDEKIRNDLGVVYLNQLRLNDARFEFLTAIELKQNNQLATLNMVTLLLYQNDWPQAAEIVSRAKLTPQQFTEAQQRAEKLKAPIKTKPATSNQVAAVVDPLPSPIK